The Streptomyces capitiformicae genome contains the following window.
GCCATCGACTGCACGATCCCGACCGGCAGCACCGCCCACAGCAGCACGGCGCAGACTCCCGCCCGCCCGTCTCCCGCCACCACCCTTCCAAGGCCGCGCTCCGCGCCTTCTTCTTTTTGTCCGTACACATGATCGGCGACCGCGAAGATCCCCCAGGCCGCTGCCAGCGAGGCCAGCGTGCTCACGACGAGACCGGCGTGGGCGTACGACAGCGGCGTCACCGCCGACACCGCCCGCTCCAGCCACGGCAGCAGCGGGAAGAAGGCGAGGTTCGAGTGGACGTCGCCGTTCGGCAGGCGCACCTCGTAGCCGTAGCCGAGTTCCGCCACGCGTGTGTACCAGAGCGAGTCCCAGCGGGCCGACAGCAGCGTCAGGGCGCTCTTGTCGCGCGCCGCGCTCCACAGGGCCAGTACGACGAGCCCCAGGGCGCGCACGGCGGCGTACCCGAGGAGTGCGGGGGCGGCCCGGCTCAGCAGGGGTGGCGCCGGGCGCGTAGCAAGATCGGTCACGCGCTCGATTATCGGCGGAGCCAGGAACCGGGCCGGACGCGCGTACGTGATGGTCGGTGATGGACCGTGACGGAAGGGCCACGCACGAGTGATGAAGGAGTCATGGAGGAGCCGTGGACGGGCGGCGGCGTGGCGTACACCACATGCCGTATGAAGCTTTCATGAGACGCCCGCCACGCTTCACCGGCCGGAACTCGCGTACGCTGACCGCTCACTCGCCTTTCCTTGCGCGGGTCCGGGACACCGCTCCTCCCGGGCCGAGGCCGCGGGGAGTCCCCACCCCGCCGGTTCCGCCGAAACGCGAGAGCATCTGGGAGGTACGTACATGTCCGGGACGACCACGGCCGCTACGCGATGCCGTCGGGAGGCCGGGGCCGGTGCAAACCGCTGGGTCGTCCTCGTCGTCCTCTGCGTCAGCCTGCTGCTGGTCGCCGTCGACGCCACCGTCCTGCATGTGGCGGTGCCCGCCGTCACCGAGGACATCAAGCCCGGCGCCATCGAGCTGCTCTGGATCGTCGACGTCTACCCGCTCGTCTGCGCCTCGCTGCTGATCCTCTTCGGCACGCTGGGCGACCGTGTCGGCCGCAGACGGATCCTGCTGCTCGGGTACGCCCTCTTCGGCGTCGCCTCCGGGCTCGCGGCCTTCGCCGAGAACCCCCAGCTCCTGATCGTGGCCCGGGCCCTGCTCGGCGTCGGCGGCGCGATGATCATGCCTGCGACGCTGTCGATCCTGCGCCAGGTGTTCCCCGACCGGCGTGAGCGGGCGCTCGCCATCGGCGTCTGGAGCGCCGTCGCCGCCGTCGGCGCGGCCGTCGGCCCGCTGCTCGGCGGATTCCTGCTGGAGCACTTCTGGTGGGGCTCGGTCTTTCTCGTCAACATCCCGCTGATGCTCGTCAGCCTCCCGGTCGGGCGACTTCTGCTGCCCGAGTCGACGGGCGATCGCGACGGTCCCTGGGACGTGGTCGGCGCGCTCATGGCCGCCGCCGGTCTCTTCGGCATCGTCCTCGGCGTGAAGCGGCTCGGCAGCGGCCACCCGTCGTTCGCCCCAGGCACCGTGCTGGCCCTGCTGCTGGGCGGCGCCCTGCTGGCCGCGTTCGTACGACGCCAGCGGCGGCGGGCGAATCCGCTGGTGGACCTGCGGATGTTCGCACGCCCCGCGTTCAGCACCTCGGTCGGCTGCATCGTGCTGGCGATGCTCGCGCTGGTGGGGCTCGAACTGATCGCGGCGCAGTACCTGCAACTCGTCCTCGGGCTGTCCCCGCTGGAGACGGGCCTGCGGCTGCTGCCGCTGACCATCGCCGCGATGGCCGCCGGGCTCGTCGGCTCCCACCTGCTGAACCGCTTCGGGCCGCGCCGCATGGTGTCGCTCGGCTTCTGCCTCACCGCTTTGGCGGTCGTGCTGCTCACGGCCATGGGGCGCCACGACAACGCGGGGCTGCTGCTCGCCGGGTTCGTCCTGCTGGGGTTCGGCCTGGAGACGACGCTCTTCGGTGCGTACGAGTCGATGCTGAGCGAGGCGCCGGCGTCCTCGGCCGGTGGGGCGGCCGCGATCGGCGAGACGTCCTACCAGCTGGGCGCGGGGATCGGTATCGCGCTCCTCGGCAGCGTCATGAACGCGGCGTACGCGCCCGGGCTGTCCTCGGTGCCGGGCGTTCCCGCCTCGGCGTCCAACGCGGCCGGGCATTCGCTGGGCGAGGCGTACGAGGTGGCGGGGCGGCTGGGGGGTTCCTCGGGTGAGGCCCTGCGGCACGCCGCCCGTGACTCGTTCGTGCATGGGCTGCATGTGACGTTGCTGGTGAGTGCGGGGTTGTTGGTGATGGGGGCGGTGATGGCGCTGCGGCTGCCTCGGGCGATGGAGTGTGGGACCTCCGCGGATGTGCCGGGACCTCGGGAGGCGACGGCCGCGCCGGCTGTAGGTGCGGAGTCGGTTCGCTGAGTGGTGTGGGGCGCCCGGCGCCGGGGCTGAGCTCGGGGCGGGGTTTCGCTCACCGGCGCTTGCCGGGTGCCGCTGCGCCCACCCTCCCCCACTCTCGGCTTCTCCCCCACTCTCGGCTCCGCTCGAGCGGGAGGTGCCCCCATGAGCGGGAGGTGCCCCCATCGCCCCAGCGGCACGATTGCCCACAGCTGAGCGTGGCGATAACGTCGACGTCGAATCGTAACTAGCGTTGCTAGTTTTCGTGAGCCGGAGGCTGCCATGAGTTTCGACCCTACCGACCCGCTCGGCCTCGATGATCTGCTGGAGCCGGAAGACCTCGCCGTCCGTGACACCGTGCGGAGTTGGGCGGCGGATCGGGTGCTGCCGAATGTCGCCGAGTGGTACGAGACGGGGGAGTTGCCCGGGATCCGGGAGCTCGCGCGGGAGTTGGGGGCCATCGGGGCGCTGGGGATGTCGCTCAGCGGGTACGGGTGTGCCGGGGCCGGCGCCGTGCAGTACGGGCTCGCGTGTCTCGAACTCGAAGCCGCCGACTCGGGGATCCGGTCGCTCGTTTCCGTGCAGGGCTCCCTCGCCATGTACGCCATTCACCGGTTCGGGAGCGAGGCGCAGAAGCAGGAGTGGTTGCCGCGCATGGCCGCCGGTGAGGTCATTGGGTGCTTCGGGCTCACCGAACCCGACCACGGGTCCGACCCGGCGTCGATGCGGACGTACGCCGAGCGCGACGGCGGGGACTGGGTGCTCAACGGGCGGAAGATGTGGATCACCAACGGGTCCGTCGCCGGGGTCGCCGTCGTGTGGGCGCGGACCGACGACGGCATCCGGGGGTTCGTCGTGCCGACCGACAGCCCCGGGTTCGCGGCGCCGGAGATCAAGCACAAGTGGTCCCTGCGCGCCTCCGTCACCAGCGAACTCGTCATGGACGACGTACGGTTGCCCGCCGATGCCGTACTGCCGGAGGTCACCGGGCTGAAGGGGCCGCTGAGTTGTCTCTCTCACGCCCGCTACGGGATCGTGTGGGGGTCGATGGGAGCGGCGCGCACCTGCTTCGAGACCGCCGTCGAATACGCCAGGACCCGGGAGCAGTTCGGCAGGCCGATCGGTGGATTCCAGCTCACCCAGGCCAAACTCGCCGACATGGCGGTCGAGTTGCACAAGGGGATTCTGCTCGCCCACCATCTGGGGCGGCGCATGGACGCGGGACGACTCCGTCCCGAGCAGATCAGCTTCGGCAAGCTGAACAACGTACGAGAGGCGATCGAGATCTGCCGTACCGCCCGCACGATCCTCGGCGCGAACGGGATCTCACTCGAGTACCCCGTGATGCGGCACGCGACGAACCTGGAGTCCGTGCTCACCTACGAGGGCACCGTCGAAATGCACCAACTGGTGCTGGGCAAGGCGCTCACCGGTCTCGACGCCTTCCGGTGACCACGAACATGTTC
Protein-coding sequences here:
- a CDS encoding acyl-CoA dehydrogenase family protein encodes the protein MSFDPTDPLGLDDLLEPEDLAVRDTVRSWAADRVLPNVAEWYETGELPGIRELARELGAIGALGMSLSGYGCAGAGAVQYGLACLELEAADSGIRSLVSVQGSLAMYAIHRFGSEAQKQEWLPRMAAGEVIGCFGLTEPDHGSDPASMRTYAERDGGDWVLNGRKMWITNGSVAGVAVVWARTDDGIRGFVVPTDSPGFAAPEIKHKWSLRASVTSELVMDDVRLPADAVLPEVTGLKGPLSCLSHARYGIVWGSMGAARTCFETAVEYARTREQFGRPIGGFQLTQAKLADMAVELHKGILLAHHLGRRMDAGRLRPEQISFGKLNNVREAIEICRTARTILGANGISLEYPVMRHATNLESVLTYEGTVEMHQLVLGKALTGLDAFR
- a CDS encoding MFS transporter, with translation MSGTTTAATRCRREAGAGANRWVVLVVLCVSLLLVAVDATVLHVAVPAVTEDIKPGAIELLWIVDVYPLVCASLLILFGTLGDRVGRRRILLLGYALFGVASGLAAFAENPQLLIVARALLGVGGAMIMPATLSILRQVFPDRRERALAIGVWSAVAAVGAAVGPLLGGFLLEHFWWGSVFLVNIPLMLVSLPVGRLLLPESTGDRDGPWDVVGALMAAAGLFGIVLGVKRLGSGHPSFAPGTVLALLLGGALLAAFVRRQRRRANPLVDLRMFARPAFSTSVGCIVLAMLALVGLELIAAQYLQLVLGLSPLETGLRLLPLTIAAMAAGLVGSHLLNRFGPRRMVSLGFCLTALAVVLLTAMGRHDNAGLLLAGFVLLGFGLETTLFGAYESMLSEAPASSAGGAAAIGETSYQLGAGIGIALLGSVMNAAYAPGLSSVPGVPASASNAAGHSLGEAYEVAGRLGGSSGEALRHAARDSFVHGLHVTLLVSAGLLVMGAVMALRLPRAMECGTSADVPGPREATAAPAVGAESVR